The following proteins are encoded in a genomic region of Gouania willdenowi chromosome 6, fGouWil2.1, whole genome shotgun sequence:
- the cntn1b gene encoding contactin 1b, whose amino-acid sequence MASTALLLLAFSSFISHTVAVLFREPRIFGEDATGYGPIFEEEPVDMVYIEDSPDGRISMNCRARANPPASYRWRRDNWEIKLKEQPDEHYSLVGGNLVITNPTQKKHAGTYVCVAKNIYGTVISKEARVKFGFLGEFPDEERDPVYVKEGQGAILMCAAPKAWPEEVTYRWIFNEFPVFLNTDRRRFVSQKTGNLYISKVEAQDAGNYSCFVSSPVLGKSVFSKFIPLIPLPSEDGEERKYPADIRIKFPDTTAMLASNITLECFALGNPIPHIVWRKVDATDLPANHEISESGAVLHLYNIQYEDVGGYECEAINTKGKDWHKAWLYVESAPEWAETINNTQIDIGSEHTMRCVASGKPFPFIRWYKDGYMYGKGELKFSSLTFDDSGMYQCIAENYWGIKYANAELRVIACAPTFEFNPIKKELLGAKDGRVLIECKPRAAPRPRFIWTKGKELLFNNSRISIGLDGSLEILNATKFDEGQYTCFAENDRGKSNSSGYLTITEATSLTVAPEDSEVKVGDEIILQCAASYDPMLDITFIWSVDFRVIDFDSEWQHYERVMSNDGSGDLRIKNAQIWHEGRYICTAQTVVDNDSAYADLKVVGVPGPPGVIRIEEIGDTWVKLLWTKGAEHNSPILYYTIQTRHYWALHEDDWRNASTSPTFLDGSMDRVEVTDLYPWMEYQFRIIATNEYGSGEASIPSLKIKTWDAPPVVSPTNLEGYGGRNGEIVITWTPVEPWYFYGKKFGYIVAFKPHDALDWWYETISDPETRRHVPMDSYFIPTEEDFQVREFQVKIKSFNVKGDGPYSLTKVIFYPRDVPIEPPTDVYARPVSSTEALVWWLPVVDTGTGLQQYIEGYQVKYWRKYDDPEPGANRIFVSASVNQTRLENMLPDSHYLIEVRAFNGAGLGPPGEHCEMFTKRPPPPDPPRMWRYISWTGKWLYIWWDHVQYDWFGNISFPLYYKVMFRKTGYVYGNVYMTGWHFMDFPMPQVGDYEMMVRGRYEGGDGPVRKIRIQGKASTLSSSLSLASMVLLALCVARLEI is encoded by the exons ATGGCTTCTACTGCGTTACTGCTGCTGGCCTTCTCCTCCTTCATCTCCCACACAG TGGCAGTCCTGTTTCGTGAGCCGAGGATTTTTGGAG AGGACGCTACGGGCTATGGGCCCATCTTTGAGGAAGAACCCGTGGATATGGTTTATATTGAGGACTCACCAGATGGAAGAATTTCCATGAACTGCAGAGCACGAGCAAACCCACCAGCCTCATACAG GTGGCGCCGTGATAACTGGGAAATCAAGCTGAAGGAGCAACCAGATGAGCACTACAGCCTGGTCGGAGGGAACCTAGTTATCACTAACCCAACACAGAAGAAGCACGCCGGGACGTACGTGTGTGTGGCCAAGAATATATACGGCACCGTCATCAGTAAAGAGGCCAGAGTCAAGTTTGGAT TCCTCGGGGAGTTTCCTGATGAAGAAAGAGATCCTGTTTATGTCAAAGAAGGACAAGGAGCAATTCTGATGTGCGCCGCTCCAAAAGCCTGGCCTG AGGAAGTGACCTATCGATGGATCTTCAACGAGTTCCCAGTTTTCCTGAACACAGACCGCCGTCGGTTTGTCTCTCAGAAGACTGGGAACTTGTACATCTCCAAGGTGGAAGCGCAGGATGCTGGGAATTATTCCTGCTTTGTTTCTAGTCCCGTTCTAGGGAAAAGTGTCTTCTCTAAGTTCATCCCTCTCATTCCCTTACCCTCTGAAGATG GTGAGGAAAGAAAGTATCCTGCAGATATTAGGATCAAATTTCCAGACACGACGGCCATGCTGGCTTCTAACATCACCTTGGAGTGCTTCGCTCTTGGAAA TCCCATCCCTCATATTGTGTGGAGGAAGGTGGATGCCACAGACCTACCAGCAAATCATGAGATCAGTGAATCTGGAGCCGTGCTTCATCTCTACAATATCCAGTATGAGGATGTGGGAGGGTATGAGTGTGAAGCCATCAACACTAAAGGAAAGGACTGGCACAAAGCCTGGCTTTATGTGGAGT CTGCACCAGAATGGGCGGAGACGATCAACAACACTCAGATCGACATTGGCTCTGAACACACCATGCGCTGTGTGGCATCTGGAAAACCATTTCCTTTCATCCGATGGTACAAAGATGGatacatg TATGGTAAAGGAGAACTGAAGTTCTCTAGTCTGACTTTTGATGACTCAGGAATGTACCAGTGCATTGCAGAGAACTACTGGGGCATCAAATATGCCAACGCTGAGCTGCGTGTCATCG CCTGCGCTCCTACGTTCGAGTTTAACCCAATAAAGAAGGAGCTTCTTGGAGCTAAAGATGGTCGTGTGTTGATTGAGTGCAAACCCAGGGCGGCTCCTCGACCTCGCTTTATCTGGACAAAGGGCAAAGAGCTGCTTTTTAACAATTCACG TATTTCCATCGGCTTGGACGGCAGTCTGGAGATCCTAAACGCCACCAAGTTTGATGAAGGACAATACACCTGCTTTGCTGAAAACGACAGAGGGAAGTCAAACAGCTCTGGATATCTGACCATCACAG AGGCAACCAGCCTCACTGTAGCTCCAGAGGACTCTGAGGTCAAAGTAGGGGACGAGATCATCCTGCAATGTGCTGCGTCATATGACCCCATGCTGGACATCACATTCATCTGGTCCGTAGACTTCAGGGTGATCGACTTTGATTCTGAATGGCAGCACTACGAACGTGTCATG AGTAACGATGGTAGTGGTGATCTTCGGATAAAGAATGCACAGATTTGGCATGAAGGTCGCTACATCTGCACAGCTCAGACCGTCGTGGACAATGACTCAGCTTATGCTGACCTTAAAGTTGTTG GGGTTCCAGGGCCTCCCGGTGTGATCCGAATCGAGGAGATCGGAGACACCTGGGTGAAGCTGCTGTGGACTAAAGGAGCTGAGCATAACAGCCCCATTCTCTACTACACCATCCAAACCAGGCACTACTGGGCTCTGCATGAGGATGACTGGAGGAATGCCAGCACAT CTCCAACATTCCTAGACGGCAGCATGGACAGGGTAGAGGTGACTGATCTGTACCCGTGGATGGAATATCAGTTCAGGATTATTGCTACAAATGAGTACGGTTCCGGCGAGGCAAGCATCCCCTCCCTCAAGATCAAAACTTGGGATGCCC CTCCTGTAGTTTCACCCACCAATCTGGAAGGTTATGGAGGAAGGAATGGTGAGATCGTCATCACATGGACG CCGGTGGAGCCGTGGTATTTCTACGGCAAAAAGTTTGGATATATTGTAGCTTTCAAGCCTCATGATGCCCTAGACTGGTGGTACGAGACCATCTCGGACCCCGAAACGAGGCGACATGTTCCCATGGACTCCTACTTTATCCCAACTGAGGAAGACTTCCAGGTGCGGGAGTTTCAGGTGAAGATCAAGTCTTTTAATGTGAAAGGAGACGGACCCTACAGCCTGACTAAAGTCATCTTCTACCCACGAGATG TTCCGATAGAACCTCCGACAGATGTCTATGCAAGGCCTGTGTCATCGACTGAAGCATTGGTGTGGTGGTTACCAGTGGTCGACACTGGAACTGGCCTACAGCAGTACATAGAGGGATACCAA GTGAAATACTGGAGAAAGTACGATGACCCTGAGCCGGGAGCCAATCGCATATTTGTCTCAGCTTCAGTGAACCAGACGAGGCTGGAGAACATGCTGCCTGACTCCCACTACCTCATAGAGGTCCGTGCGTTCAACGGAGCGGGCCTCGGACCGCCGGGTGAACACTGCGAGATGTTCACCAAAAGGCCAC CTCCACCAGACCCTCCCAGGATGTGGCGCTACATCAGTTGGACGGGCAAGTGGCTGTACATATGGTGGGATCACGTCCAGTATGACTGGTTTGGAAACATTTCCTTCCCTTTGTACTACAAG GTCATGTTCAGAAAGACGGGCTACGTCTATGGGAACGTCTACATGACCGGATGGCACTTTATGGACTTCCCAATGCCGCAGGTTGGGGACTATGAGATGATGGTGCGAGGGCGATATGAAGGAGGAGACGGTCCAGTCAGGAAGATCAGGATACAGG GAAAAGCCTCTACACTGAGCTCCTCTCTGAGCTTAGCCTCTATGGTGCTGCTGGCTTTGTGCGTCGCTCGACTGGAAATCTGA